A window of Aptenodytes patagonicus chromosome 1, bAptPat1.pri.cur, whole genome shotgun sequence genomic DNA:
TGAGATTAGGTAGAAACTGCAAAGAGAGGCATCATTTTACAGGAGcaagcagctggagcaggaatGCTATCAGGCCTCTTAAACACACTCATTTAAATTTCTGCCTTAGTTAAGCAGATAGAATAGAGCACTGTTTCCCCCTCATTTTCCCTAAGTGCAGCTACTTGAATGTGTGTCATTATGTCATAGATTTTTATGCTGCTTAACTACCAGATGCAGCAGGCATGCACCAAATGAACATTGCTATGTCCCTTAGGGAGCTTAGTGTCACTGGTGATACTAGGAAGTTGGAGATCTCATAAAGCATTGGTTGTGATTAGCAGGTAGGACAGGAGGAAACTCGAAAGACCTTCATGTTGCTGCAACTGCTGATCACTCCTGGCAAATATTGCTCTAGGAGAATCATTCAAGAAAGGATTTTGGTGGGAGGAGTGAAGAGCTGAACCGCAGTCCTGGGCCTCTGGTGAGGCAGTATCTGGGGATACTTACGTGCCTGTGTTGTCCTCGAAGTTAGAAGAGCAACCCACTCGCCTTAATGTACAACATGATGGAAGAAGCGGTGGAAGGAGGCCTGCATGCATCGTCTTGTGCCAAGTGAAAGGAAGGTGCCTAGTGGTGTGCTGGCCTTTTAAATGCAGGATACCAAGCTCTGTTGCCCAGCCAGCTCCATAACCTCCACCCAGCGTGACGGTCCTAGTCTGCCACCTGTGTTCCTGCTGCGATGGTGGGACCCACTGTTGTCTGTGCCTGCCTGAGGAGCGTCAGACCTCCAGGCTCCCAGGGCATGCCATCTATCTATGCCAGAAACCAAGAGCAATTCCCCTGGTTCCCGGGTTGCCAAAGGGAGGGGAGTCTTCAGGATTTGAGTGAAAAGGCATTTTGTGCAAGCTGAAAGCATGGCCCTAGCCCTACCCTGATGAAACACACATTCTGTTTTTCTCCCATCCCATCTCTCCGAGTATTTGCAAGGCTGCATTGGCCTTTTTGGCAAATGCACACTGAGCTGGGGAAGGACTACAGCATGGGCTGAGCTAGGGCTCCCCTCATGGTTGCTGACATATGAGTGCTTGAGCTGCCCTGAAAGGCATCTGAGGAGTTTTATGGTCATATATAATCATGGTCAAGCAACAAACTTTACCTAGGGTAAACTAGCAAGCAGAACTGAGGCGTTGGCTTTATAAaccatttatatatataatctgGCAACTGTTACTCACTGGCATTTCTGCCAGGTCAGCACTGGCATGGCACTTCCGTCAGCACTGGCATGGCACTTCCAGCAGTCTCCAGCTGAAGCCCAGAGGAACACAGACCATCTCCCCTCAAATCACAGGGACCCACAGACAGTAATGCTCATGGCTGCTGGGAAATGGCTGTGTCTGTGGAGCAGGGCGGTGCTAGAAGTCCCCACCTCCATCTGCCTGAGCTTTGCCGCCAAGCACCTGACACCCCAGAAGATGAAACTGCACAGAAGAGAAGCTCCTTCTCCCAGAGCTGCAGTAAGACATTCTTCATCAGGGCTAGCACCAAAGCCTTGTGTGTTACCATGTTCCTCTGTTACATTTCCCTGAAGCCTGACTGGAATTCCCAGGGACCTACGTGGCTCCTCAGCAGCTCTCCAGCTCCAAGAGGTGATGCTGGGATTTGTGGCACCCAGAGATCAAGAACTGCCTGCCCTGGGGACCTGCTCtaaactgcaagaaaatattcAGGAGCAATAAGCTGTGAATTCAAttacttgaccttaccttacaatGGTTCCTAATATTTTTCTCCCCTGCCGCCCATTTCCTTCaagaaaaatcacagcactgATTAATGATTAGCCGTGGTTGGATAACACACACCAACCAAAACTGCTGGCTGATCCCAGGCCATGATTCTGCAGTCAATAGCAGATTTGTGCACAGCCATATCACTCAATAGGATATGCCTGATTAAGATTAAACATGTAAATACAATTGTATTTTTGATAGTTTAGCCAGGACAGACAATATTGAGTTTATGCCAGCTTTTATGCCGGCTGTGTGGGACACAGATCTGTACCAGCAGGAAGCTTgttgataaaaaataaaacaaaagctatcaacgcttttttttctgatgaagtcTAAATGGGAGGGGTGATTTATGTTGGatctcagctttgctttgtgtCATTGCAGTGGTGTTTGATCCAGGAGCattaaagcagaattttctgtATCATTGAGCAGGAAGTTTTTATGTGCAACCTGATTCCCAGGAATGCTTCTTGCACGGAAACAGTCCTCTGCAGAGCCTCTTACCCAAGGTACTGCTGGCAGGAGAAATCAGCCTCAGGCTCCAGGGCAGGATGGCTGTCTCAGAACATCTATTGCCAACAGCCACCCGTGCAAAGGAAAGCCTAATCCCTTCTCAGTGAGAATCTCAGCCAGTCATCTCAACCCCACAGTGTGGagtggaaaaggagggaaaaaggaaaactactCCAGGCACAGTGGGCAAGGAATACCGAAGGGAACACAATTAGGGGCCAGGCAAGGGTACCAAAACAAGGACTGGCacacaaagaaagcaaaggctGACTCCTCCTGGAGTCAGCTTTTCTGAGAGTCTGTCAGGCTTCACCAGCTGAAGATGCAGCCAGACATCCCCTCTCTTCTAAATcatctccccagccctgggaTCAGCCTTTCTGGGAGGGAGAAAACACAAGTTCTCCTGGATCTCCCTTGGCATGTCTTCCTTTCTGGGGGTATCAGGCAACATCCCCACCAGTTGTTATGTTTTCAGATCCCTTGTTTACTGAGAGTTAAGCACTTCTCCCCAAATATCTGTCTACAGACAACACCCACTCATCCATATTAGTGCAACTTGCTGCTTTGGGAACACATCAGCACAAAAGAAGATGAGATTAATGCCATAAAGGAGGACTGGAGCCGTCTTAGCTGCTCTGGTAAGTGGATGGGCACAGGATACCTCCAGGAAACTACATCTAGAGGAATGGCTCAGTTGTCGTGAGTGAAATGTTTATCAGCATACTGTTGAAAGTCCTAAAGGAGGTGATAAatctaattatttcttttttaacttgctCACAGCCTTCAAGAACACCAGTTCTGTTGTATGAGAAGGCTCTTCCTAGCCAAAGTGACCACAGCTACAGGTGCTCCTAGTTGCTCTCCACTTATTTCTGCCTCTTCTTGCTCTGGCTTCCACACTTGTGGAGTATGAAAGACAGTGTGACATCTGCCCCTGTGGGATAGGAGCAAGTCTAGGGCATGAAGAGTTTTGGCAGGTGCTCCAggagcctccccccacccctgggtTTCCAGGTAGTAGGCTGGCTGTATCTGGGATTGCATACGGAAGTGATCCCATTTGCAGCACATCAGAGCATTATATTCCCAGTGGAGGACCAGGCAGCCCATTTCCATTACATTTCCAGAAGCAGCATCTTTTCACCAGTTAGGGATGCTCTGGCAGATAATTCACAGGTTTGAAAGTCTCTGTTTATAGGACATACTCAGTAGCACTGATTTCAATATTTTAACAAGTCTCCTTGCCATTTTCTTGCCCAAATCTCTCCCCCTCCCCGTAAATAAACACCCTATAACAGGAATCTGGGTATTTAGGACACAGGAAGAGAAAGGGGTTGGCCAAAACCTACTCATTTAAAGAAGGAAACTTCTTTGAGAGAAGGCAGCGATCAGCACTTCCTGGCAAAGCAGCACATCACTGTTACAtactggaaatgtttattttgttccTGACACTGAAAATGGCAGTGAGCACAGCAATGCAGTTTGGAAGAGTGGCTGCAGAGACAAGTAACAGCTCTGAAAGACACCAGTATgagtttcttttgcaattttttaagaaaacatttactttttggtGCCATACTTttcatttccaaaggaaaaggatTTGACTTTTAGATGGGGTTTTTGGTAATCCTTGGACAAATGTTTCCAGAGCCAGAGCACAGGGGATTCAGGGACAGGACCCCCAAGGCAAAACCCAGTGTTATGCAGAGGTGCCACGTTTCCCTTTCCAGAAATTACACCCCCtgcccttgtctttgctcctgtCTAAGGCAGAGGTGCTCCGAGCTGGCTGCCTGGACTGAAGACCTGTCACCTCTGTGCCAGGGTGTTTCCAAGGGTGTCATGATGTTTGTACCTGAACTGATTTAAAGATGAAGGAAATGGACGGGGTAGGACAGGGTAGAGGCTGCTGTAAAGTAAGCTCAGTGTGACCGTGATAAGTGCTGGCAGGGGGGCGTTTCAGGGAGTGAATGTGTTGTCAATGTACTGCACAGGTAGCTAAGCAGAAGGAATGACACGAGCATATTCACAGTGCAGCCAATATCAGTGACCAAAAATAAACGTTATTTAGACACATTACACAGCGCCAAGCACCATCTCTCCCCAGGCATCTACTTGCTTTATTACTTGGCTTAATAAAAGATACTGAGTCCCTGAACCTCCCAGACATGTTCTCTCCCCCAGACCTGGCTGAGCTGAGAAGGGCTGCGGTGCTCTGCCCTTCGCTGGAAGCTCAGCCCTGCAACACTGAAAGCGGTGGAGCAGGGCTGGCCCGGGACACCGTGGACAGCACTGGGCATTGGCACCCcatgggagggagcagggccaggcaaTACCAGcaacaagaagaagaaaggagcagaGCTGACACAGAGGGAgagcccagccctcctcctctgccttgtCCTGCTGCCCAAAGACTGGAAGGGGAGGTGTGGGTGCCTGCTGCCAGAAGGGGTCGGTCCCTGCTGCCATCCCTGCCTCTCCTTGtcagctgcagccactgctccttcCCAATCACCAGCAGCCAGCTtgcctgtctggggctgcggtaTGGCCAAAGCAAGCTCTTTTGCTACCAACAGCCTCCCACCCAAAGGAACTTCCAACGTTACCAGCATTTTGCTACTGGATTGTGTTGAAATGATTTTGGAGACTTGCTATGCAATTCAGCTGACAAGTGTAAAGATCTGTATCTGAATTCATTATCTTGTCTCCCTTCACCTCTTTTGGAGAGAAACAGATACTTCTCAGGTGTGAAGCAGGTCGTGTGTCGTGAAGCAGGTCCACTGAAACTCCCCTGGAAGTGCCTCTTTCTCTCCACCAACTATAGTGGGAATCTGGATGACTACCTCCGATGAAGAAGTTGGCTCTGCAGACACCTAGGAGTCAATTTAATTGCCCACACACTGGTGCCTAGGACTATTTGAGATCCCCTGGGTTATTCAGTGTGAGCTGGTGCTCCAGAAAGGTAGTTTCCCACAGCTCTTGTATCCTATACACCATCCCTGTGCTGGTGACTGAGTTACAGATGACTGAGCTACAGTATCTTCGATGGACTGTTTGTCTGTGCTGATGCACCAGAATGAAGTCCATATGGTGGACATCTACATCTGGGTACCTGCATATAAGCCAGGCATCTCAACTCTGAAATAGCCAGTGGAGATTCAGCACTCAATCCATTTGCTCTTACAAAGGTGATTTGAGATGCCTGGGGGTATCCAAAACATCTGTACGGGACTGCCAGATCTGATACAGGAGGTATGGGAGACCCACGTACTCCTGGAGTGGTCCCTGGAAGCTGAGCAGGATACCCTGTGGCATCTCAAATGACACTATATGCCAATGTGCAAGCAACTAAGGTGAGGCCCCAGGCAATCCAGCCAACCACACCTGGGAGCATTTCAGTGCACACAGAAATAGGCACCTGCATCCAATCAGCTGGGCCAGTCCTTCTGACTTTTTGGCTGTTTGGGAGCTGAGACACCCAGCTCACATTTAGGTAATAACCGTCAGACATTAAAATTTAGGTGCCTCTATCTGCAAATTGCATCCCATCCCTGAAGCGAGGTGACAGCTGTCTCACCTTTCTGGTGTGATTGTCGTGCTGTTTGTACTCACCCATGTAGACTAGTGCTTCTTCTCCACCCTTCGGCATAGCATGAGGGCCACGGGCACCATTTCTCAGCCTACCTACCACGAGTCAGCAGCACTCGGGCTCTTAAGTAACTTgggatgtttttttaaaatgtagcccCATTTATTAGTCTTTTGAAAGTACAGGGTGTGTTTGATGACTAACTCTCAAGGATTTCTCAGGCATTCTGGAAAACGTCAGTGTTACTCttcttatcttttcttcttttttcccccacaaaccTGATATTATTTGACATGCTGCCTTCCATGGggttttgtgtgtctgtgtaaaGGTAGGGAAGTAGCTGGCAGTCCATAATGTGATCTGACAAGATGGAAATGGGCTGGCAGTGACCAGTGACCTTTGAAAGCTTCTTGGGATGTCTTCCTAGACAAGTTGGATTCCACTGAGCTGGTGCTAAACTCCTCTCCATCActccttctttcctcttatttttcacaGGTGCCTCCTTCTTGGCTGGCTCACTAAGCCTGGGACCTACTTTAAAGTTAAGATTAATTTCATGTAAAGAAACCTGTTATGTCCTTTCCTAAGAAGCCTCAGGattttacactgaaatgaaaataggaagaacatgaggaattGTCCTGGGGTTCAGCATGGCCCACCCTACAGTGACTGCACTGAGCATTGCCTTTCACTTGATGAGCCACTCATCCCCACGGGCCCTCGTGTAGTTCTAGGTGGTGTACAAGAGAGGACTCTCTTTTATGTGTTTTGTGGCAATCTCTCCACATGTGACATTCAAAAGGGATCAGCACCCAGAAATAAGCCAGGGgccctgaaacaaacaaacaaacaaacaaacaacaaacaaatttAACATGCAGATGAGACAACCATGGGTAGTCAGACCTCAGCACAGGCATGTACAGCTGCTCCCCCAGTTTTGGGAAGGAGCACAACCTCCATGGGGTGGGAGGGATTTCCAGGTTTAGGGGCTGTGTGTAGGGATGTGGTGGATAGGCCCTGATGTCAATTCCTTAATCAGAATAATAAAATACTCCCAGTgagtaatatttaaaataacagatgAAGTCATGAACACGTTGGAGATACCCAGGGCTTTGGATGGGATTGCACCGACAGGTGTGTCATGCCGGAGGCATAATGTAGACCAAGGGGGAATTTGTCATTGCCTTCATTCATTAACCATTTGGGCCAGCAATTTGGACAAAGTGACTCAGCGCTCACAGGCAGACAGAACTGCACCttcagagagcagggctgggctaAGCGAGACACCAGGAAAGGCAAACTTCCCTTTTCAGGAAAGGAGCCCATAGCTCTCACTGGAACAGGTGGAAGGGGTGAGTGGAGCAGACGTGTCCCCGCACACAGACACAGTGCCCAGCAGGAGCCCTGAGGAAACTGTCTCTGGAACTGGGCTTGCAGCCACTCTCCCTCCAGGTGCTGTGGGTCTGTTTGCATCCCACAACCTCCTCATTTTCCACCTTGCAAGCAGTTATCTGGCAAGAAGCATGCAAAGAGACAAAAGGCttggagcagggaggagatgcACTGCTATTCATAGCCACGgtccccacccatgggtgccaggGGTCAGACAGGGGAGCACCTTATCAGGCGCTTGGCTGAGCAGCATTCAATCCTGTCCCAGAGCTGGGACAGGCAGCGGCTCCATCTCCACCCCAACGCAGGGGTGAGTGCCCTGCTGACGTCAAGAGGCCTTACTTCATTTCCTGGCACGGGGACCGTATTTTCATAGCCGTGTCCTGTCGGAGAGGAAAGGCTGTGGAACTGGAATAGGCGTGCTCAGCCACACCTCCTCAGCCCTCCAGCTGTTAAAGCTCCCAAGGAGGGCGAACGCGGGGCTGCTGCTTGGCTGGGGTTAACAGGAGCGGAGGTGACTGTGTTACTGGTGCACTGGGAAGTTGCCTTTTCTAGCCGGAGCCTCCCTGTTGCCTTCTCCAGGCAGGACCCAGAAAGGTAATTCAAGGCAATGTCCTACAGGATCTGCGGCTGGGGTGGGATGGCGTGCAGGACAGTGGCTCTGGGGGGTGGGAAAGCAGGGGCATGGGGTGCCACGGCAAACAGAGACTGCCTCCCACCCTTGACCCTAACATGGGATtgccagctggagctgggggagTTATGGCAGACTTTCCTGGGAAATGGTTTGAAATTTGTGGCTGGATGGGTGTATTTTATACACAAATATCAATGAGAGACGAGGCTTAGGCTGGAGGGAGAAGACTCAGCACTACAGCGAGAACCATGATTTGGGGTGAGCTGTGATGTGGACCCAGCAGTAGTGAAGTGATCACAGCACAGGCTCCCTTGCACAGACCGCAGAGCCCCTTGGAAATCCCAGACACTTGTGTAGGTGCCAGATGAGCAGACTTGGCTTCTGGGGGGCAACACTcatccaggagacagggcagACACTCTTCATGCCTCACAGGACCTCTaccctggaaaaaaagaaaagggagtaaAAATCAGCATGAGTGGCCCAGTTCTCCAAGGCGGTGAGGTTCTTTCCATCCTATTTGTTCCAAGGGCCGTGGCAGCCGACTGTGTGGCAAGTACCACTTGCAGTAAGCACCAGTCAGGACCCAAAGCCATGGGTGTGCTCTGTGCTGCCCTGGGGTCTCACACTGGCTCTCTGGGCTCTCCACCTGCCCTGACAGCGGGCGCCGGTCTGTACCTGCCAGAGCTGTGAATAGATAAGCTCATCTGATCAACAGTAAATTTCTGTAGTTAAAATTGTAGCATTTTCTCTCCAGATTCTCAGAAAGgtttgttatttattattcacAAATATCCAGACAACTCTCAGCTATTTGTGCAAGAGATCATAAATCCCCAAAATTTTGTGAATTATTTGTGAAAACTCCCGTATGAGTTATTCACCAATTCCATTCTCTTCATGAGAGTCCAGAGTTCCTGCATATTTGcataatttgcattttattgtatGCAGCTTTGTGGAGAGCTACACATCTCCTTTTACACAGTGAGgttaaaagctggaaaaatactcCACCATTTACAAGCAGGTCACATTGAGGCATATGTGGGGCTAAGAGTGAGTCAGTGATATTTTCTCCCTTCGTTCATCCTTTGATTAGATCAGCTGCCATGTATTGAATACTCAACCTCTCCTCCCTAAAATCTGTTGGAAGGGTTTTAGAACCAGCCTCATAACTGCAGTGTGTTGTTCTAGAGGGGGAAAATGAAGGCAAATGGCATAGCAAGCACTAAACACTAAATTTTGCAAAgggaacttttttctttatatctcagAAAAGAAAGCCCTTGGTTTTCCAGTGTGGGTCACCATTAAGGCCAGATTCCCCCATGTTTCATGTTTCATGCTGATATTGTATCTATCAAAACTCCTGTTTTGATAGATTTTAGAGACCCGAGCCTAACTGAGCAATTTGGTACCTAGAAAGCAGTACCTGGCCCCTGGGATCTAAACTCACTCAGTGCCTGCATAATGGGCCACAAAGTGCCCAACGTCCTCATGTGGTGGTTTCTGCACATGCTTCAGGCTCCCAAGGACATAGGCAACTTAATTCCCCTTGGCGATGGGCAGAGCTCACCCAAACAGCCCTTTTATCCCCTGGCGAGACAGGCTTAAGCCAGGCTTACTCAGACAGTACTGAACTCCTCATGACGAGACAAGAGGAATGCGCTGGGTGTAGTAGAGACCTTGTCCATCCTTGACTCGTGGACTCCTCAAGCAGTAACTTGGTGGTTACTTCCCGTGCAATGAACAGCATTAGCTCTGACATGCCAGGCCTCCAGCTAGCGCAAGGCAATATCTTGGGCAAGGGACCGAGGTCTTTGAGATAGTTCTTATTGCGGCGCTGCCATGAAGAAGAAGGAATATGAGTTTGGGGCTCATGGTTGGTGGCCTATATTTGCGATTTAATTTGGAGTGATAAGAGCTATGCTGGAGGCATCCAGGTTAGTTATCTGCAGGGTAGAAGGCAGTTAAAGTTCCCCTTCATTCATACCCGTAAACCAAAGCCAAGAGTGCTTCAGAGAAAGTAatagagggaaaagaaacagagtaaCGAGTTTCCTGTTCTGCATTGCTCATCTCTGAACCTCACTGGTACAAGGTACTGATGTTGTTTGAACTTGTCAAAAGAGCGTAAGCTGTATTATGATTAACAGCTGCTTTTGTATCACAAAAGTGACATGGCAGCTCAGTCTCTGTGCTGCAGGGCACCAAGCTAATGTCTGCGAAAGCGCCTCACCTTCTCCCTGCTCCCCATGCTCCTACAACATTGCACAACCCCAGGCACGGTGCAGAGGACATGCAAGGTGAATCGCCTCCTGCTAAGGGCCTTGGCTTGCTCTTGACAGAGGGCCTTAGCACTGTGGTGTCCTCGCCCAGTGAGGTGGGGATGGATGTCTGTCCTGCCTCTCTTTCCCCTCTGCTGGCAGCACCCAGGTGGTTGATACGACAGCCTGTGTCTTTTCTTCTTCTACAGCTTTGGGGAAACGTTTCACGGGGAGGTTGTTCAAGAAGGCAAGAGGATGGCAACATCACCTCCCCAAGGCTGCGGCAGCATCGATGCTGACTATTACCTGCTCTGTGACATGGAGAAGGCCTGGGGGATTGTCCTGGAGTCGCTGGCTGCAGCTGGTGTCCTTGTCACCATTTTCCTCATCTGCTCGCTCTTCTTTCTCATCTGTAAAGTCCAAGACAACAGCAAGCGGCACATGATCTCTGTCTACTTCTTCTTTCTCTTAGGCACACTCGGCATTTTTGGTCTCACTTTTGCCTTCATCATTAAACTCAATGACAGGACTCGCCCCACTCGCTTCTTCCTATTTGGAGTCATCTTTGCTCTCTGCTTCTCATGCCTCCTCACCCATGCCTGCAACCTCAACAAACTAGTGAGAGGAAGAAAGCCCTTCTCCTGGCTGGTGTTGCTGCTCCTCCTTGTTTCCTTTGCCCTGGTACAAGTTGTGATCAGCATTGAGTACTTAGTCACCATGCTAgtaaaccagaaaaacaaatttctgaGTATGTCTGAGGAGGATACCAAGAAGGACTTTGTCATGCTTTTGATCTACGTGCTCTTCTTGATGGCTCTGACCTTCTTGGTTTCCATGTTCACATTCTGTGGGTCATACAAAAGCTGGAAGAGGCATGGAGCACACATCTTTGTCACTGTCCTGTTCTCCATCGCCATTTGGGTGGTGTGGATCACTATGCTCACAAAAGGCAACACGTTTTTAAACAGCCATAGCTGGGATGATCCTGTTGTGGCCATTGCTCTGGTGTCCAATGGATGGATCTTCCTGATAATGTATATCGTCCCTGAAATTTGTTTCCTCACTGCCCCTCTGAAGCTGGAGGACTACCCTCCAGAAAATGACTTCTGCCAACCCAAGTTCATAAAGCAGACAACTGGAGTGGAAAACCGTGCCTACACCCAAGATGAAATTGTGCAAGGTATGATGAAGTAAACGACTCCACTGTCCCTCAGCCCTAAGCACATGTGCACCACTCATGAGCTAAAAGGGGTAGGAGGGCTACAAGAAAAGATTTGAAGATGATGGATAATTTAGAGGTAGGAAAAAGTTTCAGACTGATGAAACTTCAGAAATGCAAGTGAAAATGAATCTCCAGACAAGAGGGAAAAGAGTAAGGACCAATGCAAAAGCCAAAGATGTGTAGGAGGAGTGGCTGAGTAGGAGTCTTACTAGGTGTCAGGGCTGAGACGTAAGTCCTTACAATTCTGTTATGTCTAGAAAGTCTGTGTAAAAATTCagcagttttttgtttgtctcttaGCAATGCTCCAGCTCTTCAGACCTTTCCAGGTTATACCTTGGAGACTATTTATTCCAGTTCTGATCTGGTTCCCATTGTCTATTTAAAAATGAACGCATCATCCAAAAAGGAGGCAAGGAGGTCTTACTTTTCTGTATGAGTCTCATGCCTACTTGGACAAAGCAAGATGTTTTATCAATTGAGGCTTCCCAAATCTATGGGTAGGATAGATGTGAGTGCACTCTCTGTGGATCTGCTACAGGGATCACATTTGTCCCCTGGAGTCAGACCTCCAGGTTTGTAAAAGAATAGCCGAGAAAGGCTGTGCTTTCCCAGTGAATACCGCAGAGGGGGTCTTGTGCATGCAAGTGGGAGGGATTTGACCAGTGATGTTGACAGTAATTGTGAGGCAACAGGAGGTGTCTAAACTCCAAGGCCACCTATGTCCTGTTATTTACAATACCATTCATTCCTGCTTTCATAAGGAAGTATTTAATAAGTCACCCACCTATGGATTTTAACCCATTCCTGCCTGCATATTGCATAGTTTGGTCAGTCTGGTCAGTCTAAAAGCAGCTGCTAACGTAGCCACAGGCCCTTCGAGTCTCCCTTGATGTGGTATTTCCAAACTACCATATAACACTAACTCACTAACTTTCCCCCCTCTCTTGTCTTGTGActcaggagacacaggagacctCAGCTACTCCCCATACTCTTCTCACTTTCAGATGAAGGTAAGTTCACGCCCCCCTTCACCCATTTCACCACATGTAGGCTATTGCTCAGGcactgaagggaagggaaggagaaggggcaaAGACAGATGGATCTAGAGCAGGCTCTGTGGAGGCAGGCAAGTGCTTTGCATGGAGCCAGGTGATACCATGACACATGTTCATGGAGGTGCCTgtggctgggggaagggagctgTGACATGTCCAGGGGCACGGGGAGGCAAGAGGGGCCCAAGGCAAAGTCTGAGGTTGTGGTTTTCAATACTTCCGGATTTAACATCACATAAGAAGTCCTTTCTTTGAGCACAGTTCCTGCAGTAGACTGTGCACTTTCCTCAGAAGGTCATGCTCCTTTCCCCAGCCCGTGCCCTGAATGTATTCCCACCAGCAGTCACTGGAAGTTGCAGTGCAGATCCAGAGTGGGCAGTCTGCATGTCCCCATGTCTATTCACCAGTCCTCCTTCAGACCACAGCCTAGACAGGTTTAGTAGCTCACATCATGTCCCCACATCCTCTGGTGACATGTCTCCATTACTGCTCTGTTCTGCCAGGAtcctcttccacagccccattgATCACACTCTCAGGAAACCTTCAGCTCAtttctccctctcctgttttgttttttttaagccctATTCTATTACTTCTCTCCAGTTTTGAAAGGTAAAgattttcttgcttccttttcagACCATTAAACCCCAAAATGATTTCTCCATCCCTCGGCCCAAGGCCCGGACAAGCCCATACCATGACTACAGCGGTGG
This region includes:
- the LOC143155730 gene encoding retinoic acid-induced protein 3-like, yielding MATSPPQGCGSIDADYYLLCDMEKAWGIVLESLAAAGVLVTIFLICSLFFLICKVQDNSKRHMISVYFFFLLGTLGIFGLTFAFIIKLNDRTRPTRFFLFGVIFALCFSCLLTHACNLNKLVRGRKPFSWLVLLLLLVSFALVQVVISIEYLVTMLVNQKNKFLSMSEEDTKKDFVMLLIYVLFLMALTFLVSMFTFCGSYKSWKRHGAHIFVTVLFSIAIWVVWITMLTKGNTFLNSHSWDDPVVAIALVSNGWIFLIMYIVPEICFLTAPLKLEDYPPENDFCQPKFIKQTTGVENRAYTQDEIVQGDTGDLSYSPYSSHFQMKTIKPQNDFSIPRPKARTSPYHDYSGGNVPM